A window from Solanum stenotomum isolate F172 chromosome 5, ASM1918654v1, whole genome shotgun sequence encodes these proteins:
- the LOC125863794 gene encoding uncharacterized protein LOC125863794, with the protein MRDEADRRRAAPADTSLVVDIEMLPIEAILPSQANEPTEAVVPGLIERVIIDALAPIRAELRENIELIDTHKFALDVLTVRVEVCEQGHSTSKDVTALKADIVELQRDVDELKSTNLSMLFGTIEIHEVPSADFPAISEIPPATTTRDVAMDEVDVGSEAETNEEEMGIRDATTYDDLEDLEGGKRARQEHYQAKKGAEQMKKAEDNDS; encoded by the exons ATGAGGGATGAGGCTGATCGGAGAAGAGCTGCACCGGCGGATACATCCCTGGTAGTCGATATTGAGATGTTGCCGATAGAGGCAATCCTTCCCTCTCAGGCCAATGAGCCTACAG AGGCCGTTGTGCCTGGGTTGATTGAGCGAGTGATTATTGATGCCTTGGCCCCAATTAGGGCTGAGTTAAGAGAGAACATAGAGTTGATAGATACCCACAAATTTGCACTTGATGTCCTTACTGTGAGGGTAGAGGTTTGTGAGCAGGGACATAGTACTTCTAAAGATGTGACGGCCTTGAAAGCCGATATTGTTGAGCTACAGAGAGATGTGGATGAGCTGAAATCCACCAATCTATCTATGTTGTTTGGCACAATAGAGATCCACGAGGTCCCGAGTGCAGATTTCCCAGCCATTTCTGAGATTCCTCCGGCTACTACAACCAGAGATGTTGCTATGGATGAGGTTGATGTTGGGTCTGAGGCTGAGACCAATGAAGAGGAGATGGGTATTCGAGATGCAACAACATATGATGACTTAGAGGATCTTGAGGGAG gcaaaagagcaaggcaagaACATTACCAGGCAAAAAAAGGAGCAGAACAGATGAAAAAGGCTGAAGATAATGACAGTTGA